One genomic window of Polyangium aurulentum includes the following:
- a CDS encoding serine/threonine-protein kinase, translating into MATCPTCRTHYPDDVATCASDGDALVPDDALEPELQPGTLVGEYRVEGKLGAGGFGTVYRAVHPLIGKAAAIKVLSRQFSANPQIVARFVAEARAVNQIRHRNIIDIFSFGGLEDGRQYYVMELLEGMTLDAYLRKCGGRVRPGDALPILTKVARALDAAHAAGIAHRDLKPENIFLVFDEDAGVFPKLLDFGIAKLLGDSVPGMHKTRSGMPMGTPLYMSPEQCRGKNIDHRTDIYSFGVMVHELLAGRPPFDADTAVDLLIKHTAEPPPPLSSVAPDLPAALDGPILRMLEKEPAKRPASVSEAMEALNAAARSAGIELGIAPMQFLPPSSGALATPARAAAAMAETQVADSAPTKPSQLKPTEMAVGASVVEEGKKKGSLRRSPAMIALVALVGIGAIAGALVVMRSSSADTETKLETRPAALVQAPVVPTVAPTAAPTVAPVASTPVVEALSAEVELKVETTPQGASIWRDGKQIGVAPGPIHVPRDQAVKLTFKAPGYAPLDREIPAGTEGTVKVALVKAATATKAGGGHKDLEDPWNQ; encoded by the coding sequence ATGGCGACGTGTCCTACCTGCCGCACCCATTACCCGGACGATGTCGCGACCTGCGCCTCCGACGGTGATGCGCTCGTCCCCGATGATGCCCTCGAGCCCGAGCTGCAGCCGGGCACGCTCGTCGGCGAGTACCGCGTCGAGGGCAAGCTCGGCGCGGGCGGCTTCGGCACGGTCTACCGGGCGGTGCACCCGCTGATCGGCAAGGCGGCGGCGATCAAGGTCCTGTCCAGGCAGTTCTCGGCGAACCCGCAGATCGTCGCCCGCTTCGTCGCCGAGGCGCGGGCCGTGAACCAGATCCGGCACCGCAACATCATCGACATCTTCTCGTTCGGCGGGCTCGAGGACGGCCGGCAGTACTACGTGATGGAGCTGCTCGAGGGCATGACCCTCGACGCGTACCTGCGCAAATGCGGCGGCCGCGTGAGGCCCGGCGACGCGCTGCCGATCCTGACCAAGGTGGCGCGCGCGCTCGACGCCGCGCACGCCGCGGGGATCGCGCACCGCGATCTCAAGCCCGAGAACATCTTCCTGGTCTTCGACGAGGACGCGGGCGTCTTCCCCAAGCTGCTCGACTTCGGCATCGCCAAGCTCCTCGGCGACAGCGTGCCGGGCATGCACAAGACGCGCTCGGGGATGCCCATGGGCACGCCGCTGTACATGTCGCCCGAGCAATGCCGCGGCAAGAACATCGACCACCGCACGGACATCTACTCGTTCGGCGTCATGGTCCACGAGCTGCTCGCGGGCCGCCCGCCGTTCGACGCCGACACGGCCGTCGATCTGCTCATCAAGCACACCGCCGAGCCCCCGCCTCCGCTCTCGAGCGTCGCGCCCGATCTGCCCGCGGCCCTCGATGGACCGATCCTGCGGATGCTCGAGAAGGAGCCCGCGAAGCGGCCGGCTTCGGTGAGCGAGGCGATGGAGGCGCTGAACGCGGCGGCGAGGAGCGCGGGGATCGAGCTCGGCATCGCGCCGATGCAGTTTCTGCCTCCCTCGAGCGGCGCGCTCGCGACCCCTGCGCGAGCGGCGGCGGCGATGGCGGAGACGCAGGTGGCCGACAGCGCGCCGACGAAGCCTTCCCAGCTGAAGCCGACCGAGATGGCGGTCGGCGCTTCGGTGGTGGAGGAGGGGAAGAAGAAGGGCAGCTTGCGGCGGAGCCCGGCGATGATCGCGCTCGTCGCGCTCGTGGGGATCGGCGCGATCGCGGGCGCGCTCGTGGTGATGCGATCTTCGTCGGCGGACACGGAGACGAAGCTCGAGACCAGGCCGGCGGCGCTGGTGCAAGCGCCAGTCGTGCCGACGGTGGCGCCGACGGCAGCGCCGACGGTGGCGCCCGTGGCGAGCACGCCCGTCGTCGAGGCGCTCTCGGCAGAGGTCGAGCTGAAGGTGGAGACCACGCCGCAGGGCGCGAGCATCTGGCGTGACGGCAAGCAGATCGGCGTCGCGCCCGGGCCGATCCACGTGCCGCGTGACCAGGCCGTGAAGCTCACGTTCAAGGCGCCGGGGTACGCGCCCCTCGATCGCGAGATCCCGGCGGGGACCGAGGGCACGGTGAAGGTTGCGCTCGTGAAGGCAGCGACCGCCACCAAGGCCGGTGGTGGGCACAAGGACCTCGAAGATCCCTGGAACCAATGA
- a CDS encoding FG-GAP repeat domain-containing protein translates to MRTRKLRGAWLVIATCAFSAGCNDFLEIKPGSCGNKITELERGEDCDGFERAGMFCRAQGDGDALACRFDCRRLDAKNQPMKDGSLDPSRCVQGWTCGGDGVCRASRGGFETVGIPLQESAVELIPGDFDGDTHMDVLSAGSGGINVHFLDEGGIHARSVHVPGSNARPAVGDMSGDGIADFTMSTSVGLGVQRGQTSRELEPVVFPVFEFEAVDGLRMLPVVLPEVLGIQRAENFILTKKEGKWWLTRPGATALALAGETITHTLVSPAAPAMLPCDKIAIAFADTPRVEVHAACDPLGLSANPSAQPLGFPRVVKLTSPGFTPRRFFFQDRNADGVPDLVISAVKGEPPTAFEVEVAFANADGSYAPAFPISTKSEMLAVGDLDGNADVDVVLGDGLYRDWWTGMSKPDVENKGERWTEAVIVDLDLNGQLDVVAASDRRPNLEFLSGYDVDPKSDPPPVFTRFAIPTVGGAERLTIGNFDGDLVPDVAFAEIPLSLIGGKRTERMLTVVFGEPYSTPVATAHVGRFDHGIEQMLPMYLPFDGVDASLELGVVALRPSPKNAAQIDAAISLLQGNSERLLQAAMIISDQPEGAPPDDPQETTRYEVTRSFVGSFDLSPSSTDKSADIAVIVFSNKPALGNTPELRFGKVEGDVRARFEDASAPAVLPELDASPVARLLIEGVVVKELVQGNTVDELVLSLPVKTGGLLGSSLHRAVPNGTGWELLELHKAEPGVVYVGLRAADIDRDTNIDIAAMRVTFETSDDPDPTYEPVVFWGNSGGTLGAPVALDLMKDVELCDASRPLLPSSLAVLETGVSPEDVEAAKRLNPWVQPDDDAIPDRAKEIVLIDPFGAYRITVEPTTRVFSAPSCLKDVPGGKVVVAADITGEGVDDLVIAAPGSTYLLKGIARRP, encoded by the coding sequence GTGAGGACACGAAAGCTGCGCGGTGCCTGGCTCGTCATCGCAACCTGCGCCTTCTCTGCCGGCTGCAACGACTTCCTCGAGATCAAGCCGGGCTCGTGCGGCAACAAGATCACCGAGCTCGAGCGCGGCGAGGACTGCGACGGCTTCGAGCGCGCAGGGATGTTTTGCCGGGCCCAAGGGGATGGCGATGCTCTCGCGTGCCGCTTCGACTGCCGCCGCCTCGACGCCAAGAACCAGCCCATGAAGGATGGGAGCCTCGATCCCTCGAGGTGCGTCCAAGGCTGGACGTGCGGGGGCGACGGCGTCTGTCGCGCGTCGCGGGGCGGCTTCGAGACGGTCGGCATCCCGCTCCAGGAGTCGGCCGTCGAGCTCATTCCAGGCGACTTCGACGGCGACACGCACATGGACGTCCTGTCCGCGGGCAGCGGCGGGATCAACGTGCACTTCCTCGACGAGGGCGGGATTCACGCGCGGAGCGTGCACGTCCCCGGCTCGAACGCGCGGCCCGCGGTCGGCGACATGAGCGGTGACGGCATCGCCGACTTCACGATGAGCACCTCGGTGGGCCTCGGCGTGCAGCGGGGCCAGACCTCGCGCGAACTCGAGCCGGTCGTCTTTCCCGTCTTCGAGTTCGAGGCGGTCGACGGCCTGCGCATGCTGCCGGTGGTGCTGCCGGAGGTTCTGGGCATCCAGAGGGCAGAGAACTTCATCCTCACGAAGAAGGAGGGGAAGTGGTGGCTCACGCGTCCAGGCGCCACCGCTCTCGCGCTGGCGGGCGAGACGATCACGCACACCCTCGTCAGCCCCGCGGCGCCAGCGATGCTCCCGTGCGACAAGATCGCCATCGCCTTCGCAGACACGCCCAGGGTCGAGGTCCATGCGGCGTGCGACCCGCTCGGGCTGTCTGCCAACCCGAGCGCTCAGCCGCTCGGGTTTCCTCGGGTCGTGAAGCTCACGAGCCCTGGCTTCACGCCTCGCCGCTTCTTCTTTCAGGATCGGAACGCCGACGGCGTGCCCGATCTCGTGATCAGCGCGGTGAAGGGCGAGCCCCCGACCGCCTTCGAGGTCGAAGTCGCTTTCGCCAACGCCGACGGCTCCTATGCCCCCGCGTTCCCCATCTCCACCAAGAGCGAGATGCTCGCCGTCGGTGATCTCGACGGGAACGCCGACGTGGACGTCGTCCTCGGCGACGGCTTGTACCGCGACTGGTGGACGGGGATGTCGAAGCCCGACGTGGAGAACAAGGGCGAGCGATGGACCGAGGCCGTCATCGTCGACCTCGACCTCAACGGTCAGCTCGACGTCGTCGCCGCTTCGGACCGGCGCCCGAACCTCGAGTTCCTCAGCGGGTACGACGTCGACCCGAAGAGCGACCCGCCGCCCGTCTTCACGAGGTTCGCCATCCCGACCGTGGGAGGAGCCGAGCGGCTCACGATCGGCAACTTCGACGGCGACCTGGTGCCCGACGTCGCCTTCGCGGAGATCCCGCTGTCGCTGATCGGAGGAAAGCGCACCGAGCGCATGCTCACGGTCGTGTTCGGCGAGCCGTACTCCACGCCGGTGGCGACGGCGCACGTCGGCCGCTTCGACCACGGCATCGAGCAGATGCTGCCGATGTACTTGCCGTTCGACGGGGTCGACGCGTCTCTCGAGCTCGGCGTCGTCGCCCTGCGCCCGTCGCCCAAAAACGCCGCCCAGATCGACGCGGCCATCAGCCTCCTCCAGGGCAACAGCGAGCGGCTCCTCCAGGCGGCCATGATCATCAGCGACCAGCCCGAAGGTGCGCCGCCCGATGATCCGCAGGAGACCACCCGCTACGAGGTGACGCGATCCTTCGTCGGCAGCTTCGACCTGAGCCCCTCGAGCACCGACAAGAGCGCCGACATCGCGGTCATCGTGTTCAGCAACAAGCCAGCGCTCGGCAACACGCCAGAGCTGCGGTTCGGCAAGGTCGAAGGTGACGTCCGCGCGCGCTTCGAGGACGCGAGCGCGCCAGCGGTGCTGCCGGAGCTCGACGCGAGCCCTGTCGCGCGGCTCCTCATCGAGGGCGTGGTGGTGAAGGAGCTGGTGCAGGGCAACACCGTCGACGAGCTCGTCCTCTCCCTCCCGGTCAAGACGGGCGGGCTGCTCGGATCGAGCCTCCATCGAGCGGTTCCCAACGGAACCGGCTGGGAGCTGCTCGAGCTGCACAAGGCCGAGCCCGGCGTCGTCTACGTCGGTCTGCGTGCCGCGGACATCGACCGCGACACGAACATCGACATCGCCGCCATGAGGGTCACCTTCGAGACCTCCGACGATCCGGACCCCACCTACGAGCCCGTGGTCTTCTGGGGAAATTCAGGCGGCACGCTGGGCGCCCCCGTCGCGCTCGACCTGATGAAGGACGTCGAGCTGTGCGACGCGTCGCGGCCGCTCCTGCCCTCCTCGCTGGCGGTGCTCGAGACAGGCGTGTCTCCCGAGGACGTCGAGGCGGCCAAGCGGCTCAACCCCTGGGTACAACCGGACGACGACGCGATCCCGGACCGCGCGAAGGAGATCGTCCTCATCGACCCGTTCGGCGCGTATCGGATCACGGTCGAGCCCACGACGCGGGTGTTCAGCGCTCCGAGCTGCCTGAAGGACGTCCCTGGGGGCAAGGTCGTCGTGGCCGCCGACATCACGGGCGAAGGCGTCGACGACCTCGTCATCGCCGCGCCCGGCAGCACCTACCTGCTCAAAGGCATCGCGAGGCGTCCATGA
- a CDS encoding tetratricopeptide repeat protein — MLPPHRRVRTALQSAAIALAIASALPAAHAEEPGWSTAQAAELTRQAVAHAESGDRSAAAKRFLEAIRFDPTYGPAYLGLAALHEASGDVVEAERVYQMGLERVARFSAGHLARARLRKRTGRLADAANDLEAARALAPDDPALLGELCATYISLGALPAALDASRRLEALAEARGDTGALKESRVRSRALANLIAEADPVTAGGQERGLVRRAIALRARRAR, encoded by the coding sequence GTGCTCCCTCCGCACCGCCGCGTGCGCACCGCCCTGCAGAGCGCCGCGATCGCCCTCGCGATCGCCTCGGCCCTGCCCGCCGCGCACGCCGAAGAGCCCGGCTGGTCCACCGCGCAGGCCGCGGAACTCACCCGTCAGGCGGTGGCTCATGCCGAGAGCGGCGATCGCTCCGCCGCGGCCAAGCGCTTCCTCGAAGCCATCCGCTTCGACCCCACCTACGGCCCTGCCTACCTCGGCCTCGCCGCGCTCCACGAGGCCTCGGGCGATGTCGTCGAGGCCGAGCGCGTCTATCAAATGGGCCTCGAGCGCGTCGCCCGCTTCTCCGCGGGCCACCTTGCACGCGCGCGGCTGCGCAAGCGCACCGGACGCCTCGCCGACGCCGCGAACGATCTCGAAGCTGCACGCGCGCTCGCGCCTGACGACCCCGCGCTCCTCGGCGAGCTGTGCGCCACCTACATCTCCCTCGGCGCACTCCCCGCGGCCCTCGACGCGAGCCGGCGCCTCGAAGCCCTCGCCGAAGCGCGCGGCGACACGGGCGCGCTCAAGGAGTCCCGCGTCCGATCGCGCGCCCTCGCCAACCTCATCGCCGAGGCGGACCCCGTGACGGCAGGAGGGCAAGAGCGTGGCCTGGTTCGCAGGGCGATTGCGCTCCGCGCTCGGCGGGCGCGCTGA